From Nonlabens sp. Ci31, the proteins below share one genomic window:
- a CDS encoding DUF885 domain-containing protein, whose translation MKQTLAIVALMLLISCKEEEKSPASAKANTLQISKQFNDWLAVQFKKDLARDPQMQTSMGSKENYGAWTDISSEYDLESKKLAESRLEYLRDSIDKEPLEGQDKLSYDLYYQKQKQEIANFDYRLYTYPVNQMHGMQSEIPAFLINQHRIDNVADARAYISRLKGIQPLFEQLSINLKLRESNGIVIPRFVFTHVLKDSRNVIDGYPFTESKYNSTLFEDFTAKIATLKLSKEVEKQLIADVKQALLNEVKTGYQTLIAKLEDQQQRATAEDGVWKLPKGEEFYEFALKRTTTTDMTSDEIHQLGLTEVARIHREMEVIMNKVKFEGSLQDFFKFMREDPQFYYTDDEKGKAAYLKKATSIIDDMNGDLDELFLTKPKADIKVQAVEAFREASAGKAFYEQPAMDGSRPGIYYANLYHMEAMPSYQMEALAFHEGIPGHHMQIAIAQELEGIPDFRKHSFYTAYVEGWGLYSEKIPKEIGKYQDPYSDFGRLAMELWRACRLVVDTGIHAKKWTREEGIMYYVDHTPNAESDAVKMVERHIVMPSQATAYKVGMNKILELREKAKAALGDQFDIKEFHDVILTKGALPLKVLEDQVVDYISNKNKTTE comes from the coding sequence ATGAAACAAACCCTCGCTATAGTAGCTTTGATGCTGCTTATTTCTTGTAAAGAAGAAGAAAAAAGTCCCGCTTCCGCGAAAGCGAATACCTTACAAATATCAAAACAATTCAATGACTGGCTTGCTGTTCAGTTTAAAAAGGATCTGGCCCGTGATCCTCAAATGCAGACTTCTATGGGAAGTAAAGAGAATTATGGTGCTTGGACAGATATCTCTTCTGAATACGATTTAGAGTCTAAAAAGTTAGCAGAATCAAGGTTGGAATATTTAAGAGACTCTATAGATAAGGAACCTCTAGAAGGTCAGGATAAATTAAGTTATGATCTGTATTATCAAAAGCAAAAACAAGAGATCGCTAATTTTGACTATCGGTTATATACCTATCCAGTAAATCAAATGCACGGCATGCAGTCTGAAATTCCTGCGTTTTTAATCAATCAGCACAGGATTGATAATGTTGCTGATGCTCGAGCGTATATATCAAGGTTAAAAGGCATACAACCGCTCTTTGAACAATTATCTATAAATTTAAAACTACGGGAGTCCAATGGTATTGTGATACCGAGATTTGTTTTTACCCATGTTTTAAAAGATAGTAGAAATGTAATTGATGGTTACCCCTTTACAGAAAGCAAGTACAACAGTACTTTATTCGAGGATTTTACTGCAAAAATAGCCACATTAAAATTGTCTAAAGAAGTAGAGAAACAACTTATAGCAGATGTAAAACAGGCTCTTTTAAACGAAGTAAAGACCGGTTACCAAACACTTATTGCTAAGCTTGAAGATCAACAACAACGAGCGACAGCAGAAGATGGAGTTTGGAAACTTCCCAAAGGAGAAGAGTTCTATGAATTTGCATTAAAAAGAACTACAACTACAGATATGACCTCTGATGAGATTCACCAACTAGGTCTTACTGAAGTAGCGCGTATTCATAGAGAAATGGAAGTGATCATGAACAAAGTCAAGTTTGAAGGTTCGTTACAAGACTTTTTCAAATTTATGAGAGAAGATCCGCAATTCTATTATACAGACGATGAAAAAGGAAAAGCTGCTTACCTTAAAAAGGCGACTTCTATTATTGATGATATGAATGGAGATCTTGATGAGCTCTTTTTAACAAAGCCCAAGGCAGATATCAAGGTGCAAGCGGTAGAAGCCTTTAGAGAGGCTAGCGCTGGAAAGGCATTTTATGAACAGCCAGCTATGGATGGAAGTAGGCCTGGAATTTATTATGCAAATCTTTATCATATGGAGGCGATGCCATCTTACCAAATGGAGGCGCTGGCTTTTCATGAGGGAATTCCTGGACATCACATGCAAATTGCTATTGCTCAAGAACTAGAAGGGATTCCAGATTTTAGAAAGCATAGCTTTTATACAGCATATGTAGAAGGCTGGGGACTGTATTCTGAAAAGATACCTAAGGAAATCGGTAAATATCAAGATCCCTATAGTGATTTTGGGAGGTTAGCCATGGAGTTGTGGAGAGCATGTCGTCTGGTTGTGGATACTGGAATACACGCTAAAAAATGGACTCGAGAAGAAGGTATTATGTATTACGTGGATCATACCCCAAATGCAGAAAGCGACGCGGTAAAAATGGTAGAACGACATATAGTAATGCCTTCTCAGGCGACCGCCTATAAAGTGGGGATGAATAAAATACTCGAATTAAGAGAGAAGGCTAAAGCAGCATTGGGAGATCAATTTGATATCAAGGAATTTCATGATGTGATATTGACTAAGGGTGCTTTACCACTTAAGGTGTTAGAAGACCAAGTTGTGGATTACATCTCAAATAAAAACAAGACTACGGAGTAA